Proteins from one Candidatus Zixiibacteriota bacterium genomic window:
- the dnaA gene encoding chromosomal replication initiator protein DnaA, whose amino-acid sequence MSSSGKSINCKLWEDCLNYISLRAKKSSFQTWFKPTRGELNGDGELKIFVPNQFIADWLMDRYHELISDAIKEVHGSPLLFQLLVMDSQEAKAQTEIEFHRRPLTLVKPSGNGYGLNERYRFESFVVGNFNQFAHAAAVAVAEAPGKTKYNPLFIYGGTGLGKTHLIQAIGNYIYENSPNKRVIYATSERFTSDFISALSNGTVTGFTTQYRSADVLLVDDIQFFSGKESTQEQFFHTFNDLDQLGKQIVLTSDRHPKDTKGLEERLLSRFSSGLVADLQPPDLETRMAILRRRTEQEGIKLPEDVLFFIADNVTSNIRELEGCLTRLSAYASLEKSAIDLDFAVRILGKEIIRPKRELTITEIKKRTSDFFHIDPSMMTAKKKTADVALARQVAMYLSRKHTASSLKGIGESFGGRDHSTVIHACALVEKRIASEPEFREKIRHLSSLLLN is encoded by the coding sequence ATGTCGTCATCTGGTAAGAGTATTAACTGCAAGCTGTGGGAAGATTGCCTCAACTATATCTCCCTGCGAGCCAAAAAATCTTCATTTCAAACCTGGTTTAAGCCTACGCGAGGTGAACTGAACGGCGACGGTGAGCTGAAAATATTTGTCCCCAACCAGTTCATCGCCGATTGGCTGATGGACCGTTACCACGAGCTCATTTCTGACGCTATTAAAGAAGTGCATGGCTCGCCGCTTCTCTTTCAACTCCTGGTAATGGATTCGCAGGAAGCCAAAGCGCAGACCGAAATCGAATTCCATCGCCGCCCCTTGACTCTCGTCAAGCCGAGCGGCAACGGCTACGGACTGAACGAGCGATATCGCTTTGAGTCATTCGTGGTCGGCAATTTCAATCAATTTGCCCATGCCGCCGCTGTCGCCGTCGCCGAAGCCCCAGGCAAAACCAAGTACAACCCTTTGTTCATTTACGGCGGCACCGGCCTGGGGAAAACGCACCTGATTCAAGCCATCGGTAACTATATCTACGAAAACTCCCCCAATAAGCGGGTCATTTATGCCACCTCCGAGCGGTTCACGTCAGATTTTATCAGCGCTCTATCCAACGGCACCGTCACCGGGTTTACCACCCAGTATCGGAGCGCTGATGTTCTTCTGGTCGATGATATCCAGTTCTTCTCCGGCAAGGAGTCAACTCAGGAGCAGTTTTTCCATACATTCAACGACCTGGATCAGCTTGGCAAGCAGATAGTTCTAACCTCCGACCGTCACCCCAAAGATACCAAAGGGCTGGAAGAGCGTCTTCTTTCCCGTTTCTCCTCCGGACTGGTGGCGGACCTTCAGCCGCCCGACCTGGAGACGAGAATGGCAATCTTGCGCCGCCGGACGGAGCAGGAGGGGATAAAACTGCCGGAAGATGTCCTTTTCTTCATAGCCGATAACGTCACCTCCAATATACGGGAACTGGAGGGATGCCTGACTCGCCTCTCGGCGTACGCATCACTGGAAAAATCGGCTATTGACCTTGACTTCGCCGTGCGGATTCTGGGAAAGGAGATAATCAGGCCCAAACGGGAATTGACAATTACCGAAATCAAGAAGAGAACTTCGGACTTTTTCCATATTGACCCATCTATGATGACCGCCAAGAAGAAGACAGCCGATGTAGCGCTTGCCCGTCAGGTGGCAATGTACCTTTCGCGCAAGCATACCGCCAGCTCCCTCAAAGGAATCGGCGAATCTTTCGGGGGGCGCGACCATTCCACCGTCATTCATGCCTGCGCTCTCGTCGAGAAAAGAATCGCTTCCGAGCCGGAATTTCGCGAAAAGATACGCCACCTGAGTTCTCTTCTTTTAAATTGA
- a CDS encoding Mrp/NBP35 family ATP-binding protein, with product MIDKSDVMKILAQVDDPELRKPLTDLDMVKFVDINGSAVKIGISLTIPGCPLKKKINDDVVRMVGELPGVKTVDVEFGVMTDEQRKNLAVRLYGKDHKQAAGADGKHPVTAGDFADRVIAVASGKGGVGKSTVTANLAAALSKLGYKVGIIDADIYGFSIPRIIGVHGQPTLIDEHIVPLRKENMQIISMGFFVSEDAPVIWRGPLLHKAINQFLADVLWDKSHFLLLDLPPGTGDVTLTIAQSLPNAELLVVTTPQPVASHTAGRVARLAEKTKLHVLGVVENMSYYEVDGRREYIFGKDGGKVLASELKVPFLGEIPIKQEIREAADEGHPLAYTDNAILANYFLKIAEKIARPGE from the coding sequence ATGATTGATAAATCCGACGTGATGAAAATACTGGCTCAGGTCGATGACCCGGAGTTGCGCAAACCGCTGACCGACCTGGATATGGTCAAGTTCGTTGATATCAACGGCTCCGCGGTGAAAATCGGGATTTCTTTAACCATTCCCGGCTGCCCCCTCAAGAAGAAAATCAATGACGATGTCGTCAGAATGGTGGGGGAACTTCCCGGGGTGAAGACGGTGGACGTTGAATTTGGCGTGATGACTGATGAGCAGCGGAAAAATCTGGCGGTCAGGCTGTACGGGAAAGACCACAAACAAGCCGCCGGCGCCGATGGCAAACATCCGGTAACAGCCGGCGATTTTGCCGACCGGGTAATCGCCGTTGCCTCCGGCAAAGGAGGCGTGGGGAAATCGACTGTAACTGCCAACCTCGCCGCGGCGCTGAGCAAGCTCGGTTATAAGGTCGGGATTATTGACGCCGACATTTACGGCTTCTCCATACCGCGGATTATCGGCGTTCACGGGCAGCCGACTCTTATCGATGAACATATTGTGCCGCTTCGAAAAGAAAATATGCAGATTATCTCCATGGGGTTCTTTGTCTCTGAAGATGCCCCGGTCATCTGGCGCGGACCGCTGCTGCATAAAGCGATCAATCAGTTCCTGGCTGATGTCCTCTGGGATAAATCGCATTTTCTTCTTCTCGACCTGCCACCCGGCACTGGCGATGTAACTCTCACTATAGCGCAATCACTGCCTAATGCCGAACTGTTGGTGGTCACGACACCTCAACCGGTGGCATCGCATACTGCCGGAAGAGTTGCCAGATTGGCAGAAAAAACTAAACTGCATGTCCTCGGTGTGGTCGAGAATATGTCTTATTATGAAGTAGATGGAAGGAGAGAATATATCTTCGGCAAGGATGGCGGCAAAGTACTTGCTTCGGAGTTGAAAGTGCCGTTCCTCGGAGAGATTCCAATTAAGCAGGAGATAAGAGAAGCGGCTGACGAGGGCCATCCTCTCGCTTATACTGATAATGCAATTCTGGCGAATTACTTTCTGAAAATCGCGGAGAAGATTGCCCGACCCGGCGAGTGA
- the lspA gene encoding signal peptidase II, whose translation MPGSVSSARKRKRRLNLVGDYLRRLAFPFTLLAVIVIADQLSKLWVLANLEPGEIYPVFGSFFQLRLIYNIGGAMGTALGSGTFYLISSLIILIAVFYLIITNKDNLWTKYSLTLIAAGAIGNIIDRLRIGMVVDFLDVDIPDIDFLGFRLERWWTFNIADSAISIGMIILMLFIIFRPQKKPETAPPSSISVSDS comes from the coding sequence ATGCCCGGCTCTGTATCGAGTGCAAGGAAAAGGAAGAGGAGGCTAAATCTGGTCGGTGATTATCTGCGGCGCCTGGCTTTCCCCTTTACCCTGCTCGCCGTTATTGTCATCGCTGACCAGTTAAGCAAACTCTGGGTCCTTGCTAATCTCGAGCCGGGTGAAATATACCCGGTCTTCGGCAGTTTTTTCCAGCTGCGACTAATCTATAATATCGGCGGGGCAATGGGAACCGCTCTCGGAAGCGGCACTTTTTATCTAATTTCCTCGCTCATTATTCTCATCGCGGTCTTCTATCTGATTATCACCAACAAAGATAATCTCTGGACAAAATACTCCCTGACCCTCATAGCCGCCGGAGCCATCGGAAATATTATCGACCGCCTCCGCATCGGAATGGTGGTCGATTTCCTTGATGTCGATATTCCTGATATTGATTTCCTTGGCTTTCGTCTGGAGCGCTGGTGGACTTTCAATATCGCCGATTCAGCTATCTCAATCGGAATGATTATCCTAATGCTCTTTATCATTTTCCGACCGCAAAAAAAACCGGAAACCGCCCCACCGTCTTCCATTTCAGTCTCAGACAGTTAG
- a CDS encoding TraR/DksA C4-type zinc finger protein yields MKKEELEKYEKLLLKKREELMEELKLRKTQLDETIKDATGDLSSYSYHMADQGTDAMEREKAFHFASKSGRLLYHIDEALRRLRKGEYGNCQSCGKPIQKARLEAVPHARLCIECKEKEEEAKSGR; encoded by the coding sequence ATGAAAAAGGAAGAACTGGAAAAGTACGAGAAGCTCCTGCTTAAGAAACGGGAAGAACTGATGGAAGAACTGAAGCTGCGGAAAACGCAGCTGGATGAAACCATCAAAGATGCCACCGGCGACCTTTCCAGCTACTCGTACCATATGGCAGACCAGGGGACTGATGCCATGGAGCGGGAAAAAGCGTTCCACTTCGCATCAAAATCCGGACGGCTGCTGTATCATATTGATGAGGCTTTGCGCCGGCTGCGCAAGGGAGAATACGGCAACTGCCAGAGCTGCGGCAAGCCGATTCAGAAAGCCCGCCTCGAGGCCGTCCCGCATGCCCGGCTCTGTATCGAGTGCAAGGAAAAGGAAGAGGAGGCTAAATCTGGTCGGTGA